In one window of Meiothermus sp. DNA:
- the uraH gene encoding hydroxyisourate hydrolase, producing the protein MARLSTHVLDTAHGRPAAGLDLELYRIGPAGERTLVSATRTNADGRTDTPLLAGETIPVGIYELVFYVAAYFKAQGLPLPDPPFLDKVPIRFGIAEATGHYHVPLLISPYGYSTYRGS; encoded by the coding sequence ATGGCTCGGCTTTCCACGCATGTTCTGGATACCGCCCATGGGCGTCCGGCGGCTGGGCTCGACCTCGAGCTCTACCGCATCGGCCCTGCGGGCGAGCGCACCCTCGTTAGCGCAACCCGCACCAACGCCGATGGCCGCACCGACACACCGCTGCTCGCGGGCGAGACCATCCCGGTCGGTATCTACGAGCTGGTTTTCTATGTGGCCGCCTATTTCAAAGCCCAGGGCTTGCCCCTGCCCGACCCGCCCTTTCTGGATAAGGTACCGATTCGCTTCGGCATTGCCGAGGCTACGGGGCATTACCACGTGCCCCTGCTCATCTCGCCCTATGGTTACAGCACCTACCGGGGAAGTTGA
- a CDS encoding allantoinase, with protein MLDLIVRGGNLVTPEGLLQADMGVLDGHIVQIRQEIAEPARQEVRAAGLYVFPGLVDVHVHFNEPGQAHWEGIETGSAALAAGGGTLFFDMPLNSLPCTLDAPSFDQKRAAMRASSYTDFALWAGLTPKNLEYLPELAERGVIGFKAFMCNSGLPEFPACDDATLYEGMRLAAQLGLPVAVHAESEALTAHLAKKMRAQGSTWREYVASRPVFTELEAIGRALLLAQETGCKLHIVHISSGAGVALAAEAKARGVDVSLETCPHYLTFTEEDLERLGAVGKCAPPLRSRSEQNGLWSLVLQGAVDIIGSDHSPSPPELKQGNDFFALWGGIAGVQSTLGVLLTEGWRRRGLALERIAALLAQNPALRFGLSQKGRLGVGFEADFAMIDLTQSYTLAPSDLYYRHPLSPYLGYQFRGQVVSTWLRGEPIFVEGRIKKPSEVRLQTRKL; from the coding sequence ATGCTCGACCTGATTGTGCGCGGTGGAAACCTGGTCACACCAGAAGGCCTTCTGCAAGCCGATATGGGCGTGCTGGACGGACACATTGTTCAGATAAGGCAGGAAATAGCTGAGCCGGCCCGGCAGGAGGTACGGGCTGCCGGCCTGTATGTGTTTCCGGGGCTGGTGGATGTGCATGTGCACTTCAACGAGCCGGGTCAAGCCCACTGGGAGGGCATCGAGACCGGGAGCGCGGCCCTTGCGGCCGGGGGCGGCACGCTGTTTTTCGACATGCCCCTCAACTCACTGCCCTGCACCCTGGACGCCCCCTCATTCGACCAGAAACGAGCGGCCATGCGGGCCTCCTCCTACACCGACTTTGCCCTCTGGGCAGGCCTTACCCCAAAGAACCTGGAGTACCTGCCCGAGCTGGCCGAGCGGGGGGTGATTGGTTTCAAGGCCTTCATGTGCAATTCGGGCCTGCCCGAGTTTCCCGCCTGCGACGATGCCACACTATACGAAGGCATGCGGCTGGCGGCGCAGCTTGGGCTTCCGGTGGCCGTGCACGCCGAGTCGGAGGCCCTGACCGCCCACCTCGCAAAAAAGATGCGGGCCCAGGGTAGCACCTGGCGTGAGTATGTGGCCTCGCGTCCGGTTTTTACCGAGCTCGAGGCCATCGGGCGGGCCCTCCTGCTGGCCCAGGAAACCGGCTGCAAGCTACACATCGTACACATCAGCTCGGGTGCCGGGGTGGCGCTGGCCGCCGAGGCCAAAGCACGGGGGGTAGACGTGAGCCTCGAGACCTGCCCCCACTACCTCACCTTTACCGAAGAAGACCTGGAGCGGCTGGGGGCCGTTGGCAAATGCGCGCCACCGCTACGCTCCCGCTCCGAACAAAACGGGCTATGGAGCCTGGTGTTGCAGGGGGCGGTGGACATCATCGGCTCCGACCATTCGCCCAGCCCCCCCGAGCTTAAACAAGGCAACGACTTCTTTGCGCTGTGGGGCGGGATTGCAGGGGTACAGTCTACCCTCGGCGTGCTGCTGACCGAGGGCTGGCGGCGGCGGGGACTGGCTTTGGAGCGCATTGCCGCCCTGCTGGCCCAGAACCCGGCCCTGCGCTTTGGCCTATCCCAAAAAGGAAGGTTGGGCGTGGGCTTTGAAGCTGATTTTGCCATGATTGACCTAACCCAAAGCTACACCCTCGCCCCCTCAGACCTGTACTACCGCCATCCACTCTCGCCCTACCTGGGCTATCAGTTCCGGGGCCAAGTGGTAAGCACCTGGCTCAGGGGTGAGCCCATCTTTGTGGAGGGTAGAATAAAGAAGCCAAGCGAAGTGCGCTTACAGACGAGGAAACTATGA
- a CDS encoding M20 family metallo-hydrolase: protein MIVRPLVDKERIVHELDTLAGFSDTPKPAITRILFTKPDLGARAYLKGLCEEAGLRVREDGLGNIFARWEGSAPELPAVGTGSHFDAIPYAGMYDGTVGVLGGLEAIRALQRSGFKPYRSIELLIFTAEEPTRFGIGCLGSRALSGVLNPESLRLLKDQEGKSLEEVRWEAGYMGRLEDVQLPEGYYAAFVELHIEQGPVLEQEHVPLGIVTAIAAPASLRAHLEGVGGHAGTVLMPDRHDALCAAAEIILGVEAFAKNSGSINTVATTGFCEVYPNAVNSVPSRVKLEIDVRDVEQSRRDQVIRNIIQGVEQVCTRRDIKYSVDIINIDPPAKSGSEVLKALVEACGEAGVKFKLMVSRAYHDSLFMARIAPTAMLFIPCREGISHRPDEYASPEDIALGTYVLALTLAKLSLAEGRGSGKEEPMTLND, encoded by the coding sequence ATGATTGTAAGACCACTGGTAGATAAAGAACGAATTGTCCACGAACTGGACACACTGGCGGGGTTTTCCGATACCCCCAAGCCCGCCATTACCCGCATTCTTTTTACCAAGCCCGACCTGGGGGCCCGGGCCTATCTCAAGGGCCTGTGTGAAGAAGCTGGCCTCCGCGTGCGGGAGGATGGCCTCGGCAACATCTTTGCCCGCTGGGAGGGCTCTGCGCCCGAGCTGCCTGCGGTGGGCACAGGTTCGCATTTCGACGCCATTCCCTATGCTGGTATGTACGACGGTACGGTGGGGGTGCTGGGCGGTCTGGAGGCCATTCGGGCGCTCCAGCGCAGCGGTTTCAAGCCCTACCGCTCCATCGAACTGCTTATCTTCACCGCCGAAGAGCCCACCCGCTTTGGGATTGGCTGCCTGGGAAGCCGGGCTCTGTCGGGTGTCCTGAACCCTGAATCGTTGAGGCTGCTCAAAGACCAGGAAGGAAAGAGCCTCGAGGAGGTGCGCTGGGAGGCCGGTTATATGGGCCGCCTGGAGGATGTGCAACTCCCCGAAGGCTATTACGCGGCCTTTGTGGAGCTGCATATCGAGCAGGGACCGGTGCTCGAGCAAGAACACGTACCTTTGGGCATCGTCACGGCGATTGCCGCCCCGGCTTCGCTGCGGGCACACCTCGAGGGTGTGGGCGGGCATGCGGGTACTGTTCTCATGCCCGACCGACACGATGCCCTTTGCGCTGCCGCCGAGATTATCCTGGGGGTGGAAGCCTTTGCCAAGAACAGCGGCAGCATCAACACCGTGGCCACCACCGGCTTCTGCGAGGTCTACCCCAACGCGGTGAACAGCGTACCCAGCCGGGTCAAGCTCGAGATTGACGTGCGCGATGTGGAGCAATCCCGCCGCGACCAGGTGATTCGCAACATCATTCAGGGCGTGGAACAGGTTTGCACCCGCCGCGACATCAAGTACAGCGTGGACATTATCAACATAGACCCTCCGGCCAAATCGGGCTCGGAGGTACTCAAAGCGCTGGTAGAAGCCTGTGGCGAGGCCGGGGTCAAGTTCAAGCTAATGGTCAGCCGGGCCTACCACGACTCTTTGTTCATGGCCCGCATCGCACCTACCGCCATGCTCTTCATCCCCTGCCGCGAGGGGATTAGCCACCGCCCGGACGAGTACGCCTCGCCCGAGGACATTGCCCTGGGCACCTACGTTCTGGCGCTGACGTTGGCCAAGCTCTCGCTGGCCGAGGGCAGGGGGAGCGGTAAGGAAGAACCGATGACGCTCAACGACTGA
- a CDS encoding urate hydroxylase PuuD gives MNILDQDRLRLVKWPWILAILALLALGLYLTLANGWQAHAREWLNLAVRWLHIIYGIAWIGASFYFIFLENALERQGVRAELSGNIWTIHGGGIYYLEKYKTAPAQLPRYLHWFKWDAYLTWVTGFLLLIIVYYADPRAILLPPGSTLPGWAAIAIAIGSLVAAWLVYVGLSSTQLLYRPALFLLVGGVLVTGAAYLLGQVFSGRGTFMHIGAMLGTIMAANVFFVIIPSQKKLVRAAQQGQALDPQFVAWVQFRSRHNNYLTLPVLFTMIAHHFPMTYNHGAHWLILIALFVAGVAVRHFINVTEKEHHQTVVEGGAMPYLLVLAVALLLGAFYLTAPQKSTVLQETAPVAFAEVQSIIQNHCQMCHAARPTQPGFASAPGGVMLDTPEQIVGYAQKIKQVSVDTEYMPLLVPGVPPMTTEQRAKLGAWVAQGAKGP, from the coding sequence ATGAACATCCTAGACCAAGACCGCCTGCGCCTGGTCAAGTGGCCCTGGATTCTGGCCATCCTGGCCCTGTTGGCGCTGGGCCTTTACCTCACCCTGGCCAATGGCTGGCAGGCCCACGCGCGAGAATGGCTCAACCTGGCGGTGCGCTGGCTTCACATCATTTACGGCATCGCCTGGATCGGGGCCAGCTTTTACTTCATCTTTTTGGAGAACGCCTTGGAGCGCCAGGGGGTGCGGGCCGAACTGTCCGGCAACATATGGACCATTCACGGCGGGGGTATCTACTACCTGGAAAAGTACAAAACCGCCCCCGCCCAGCTACCCCGCTACCTGCACTGGTTCAAATGGGACGCCTACCTGACCTGGGTTACAGGGTTCTTGCTCCTGATCATCGTCTACTATGCCGACCCCAGGGCCATTTTGCTGCCCCCAGGCAGCACCCTGCCGGGTTGGGCGGCTATAGCCATTGCGATAGGAAGCCTGGTCGCAGCCTGGTTGGTGTATGTGGGGCTTTCCAGCACCCAGCTCCTGTACCGACCGGCGCTTTTTTTACTGGTCGGAGGCGTGCTGGTGACCGGGGCTGCTTATCTCCTGGGGCAGGTTTTCAGCGGGCGCGGAACCTTTATGCACATCGGGGCCATGCTGGGCACCATCATGGCGGCCAACGTCTTTTTTGTGATCATCCCTTCGCAAAAGAAGCTGGTGCGAGCGGCGCAACAAGGCCAGGCCCTCGACCCCCAGTTTGTAGCCTGGGTGCAGTTTCGCTCGCGCCACAATAACTACCTCACCCTCCCGGTGCTCTTTACCATGATTGCCCACCACTTCCCCATGACCTACAACCATGGGGCCCACTGGCTCATCCTGATAGCGTTGTTTGTGGCGGGGGTGGCGGTACGGCACTTCATCAACGTGACCGAAAAAGAACACCACCAAACTGTGGTGGAGGGTGGGGCGATGCCCTATTTGTTGGTACTGGCGGTGGCTTTGCTGCTGGGTGCGTTTTACCTGACCGCCCCGCAGAAAAGCACTGTGCTTCAGGAAACCGCACCGGTGGCCTTTGCCGAGGTGCAAAGCATTATCCAGAACCACTGCCAGATGTGCCACGCGGCCCGCCCCACCCAGCCCGGCTTTGCTTCGGCACCGGGAGGCGTGATGCTGGACACGCCGGAGCAGATTGTGGGGTATGCGCAGAAAATCAAGCAGGTCTCGGTGGACACCGAGTACATGCCCTTGCTGGTGCCGGGGGTTCCGCCTATGACAACCGAGCAACGGGCCAAACTGGGGGCCTGGGTGGCCCAGGGAGCCAAGGGCCCTTAG
- a CDS encoding allantoate amidohydrolase — MIPEQLAQEAIARCRQLGRFSEEPGRLTRTFLSPPMRDVHETLTGWMKALGMAVRVDAVGNLIGHYPGATPEAPRFLLGSHVDTVRDAGLYDGALGVTLALALVKALEGERLPFALEVIAFSEEEGVRFGVPFIGSKAVAGRFEPDVLKLQDAQGLSLEEVIRAFGLEPAQIPQAAYHPAQVLGYLEFHIEQGPVLEALGYPLGIVEAIVGQSRLEVAFRGKAGHAGTSPMHLRRDALVGAAEWITLVEREAREEAGLVATVGMITAQPGVANVIPGEVRMSLDVRHADDDVRSLAVANLITRAQQVAQRRGLELGYLTRYEQAAVPCHPDLTEQLALSVEAQGYPVQRMASGAGHDAMIMASLCPVAMLFLRSPGGLSHHPDEMVWPQDTEAALRAGLDFLHRLASAQHQP, encoded by the coding sequence ATGATACCCGAACAACTTGCGCAGGAGGCCATTGCACGCTGTCGGCAGCTTGGCCGTTTTTCGGAAGAGCCAGGCCGGCTAACCCGCACTTTTCTGTCGCCACCCATGCGGGATGTACACGAAACCCTGACCGGTTGGATGAAAGCCCTGGGCATGGCGGTGCGTGTAGACGCTGTGGGCAACCTGATTGGGCACTACCCCGGGGCAACCCCCGAGGCCCCGCGCTTTTTATTGGGCTCACACGTGGACACCGTACGCGATGCTGGCCTGTACGACGGCGCTCTGGGGGTGACGCTGGCGCTGGCCCTGGTAAAAGCGCTGGAGGGCGAGCGGCTGCCGTTCGCCCTCGAGGTCATCGCATTCTCCGAAGAAGAAGGGGTGCGCTTCGGGGTGCCCTTTATAGGCAGCAAGGCTGTAGCCGGACGCTTTGAGCCCGATGTTCTGAAGCTTCAGGATGCCCAGGGGCTTTCGCTGGAAGAGGTCATCCGGGCGTTTGGCCTGGAGCCCGCCCAGATTCCCCAGGCAGCCTACCACCCGGCTCAGGTGTTGGGGTATCTGGAGTTTCACATCGAGCAGGGCCCGGTGCTGGAGGCCCTGGGTTATCCACTGGGAATTGTGGAGGCCATTGTGGGGCAGAGCCGGCTCGAGGTGGCCTTCCGCGGCAAGGCCGGACATGCCGGCACCTCGCCCATGCACCTGCGCCGCGATGCCCTGGTCGGAGCCGCTGAATGGATTACCCTGGTCGAGCGTGAGGCCCGCGAGGAGGCGGGCCTGGTGGCCACGGTCGGCATGATTACGGCCCAGCCGGGGGTGGCCAATGTGATTCCAGGGGAGGTGCGCATGAGTCTGGACGTGCGCCATGCAGATGACGATGTGCGCAGCCTGGCTGTGGCTAACCTGATTACCCGGGCCCAGCAGGTTGCTCAGCGTCGGGGCCTCGAGCTAGGCTACCTGACCCGGTACGAACAAGCCGCAGTGCCCTGTCACCCAGACCTTACCGAACAACTGGCCCTATCGGTCGAAGCCCAGGGTTATCCTGTCCAGCGCATGGCCTCGGGGGCCGGCCACGACGCCATGATTATGGCCTCGCTGTGCCCCGTCGCCATGCTTTTCCTGCGAAGCCCCGGGGGCCTTTCGCACCACCCGGACGAAATGGTTTGGCCCCAGGACACAGAAGCCGCCTTGAGGGCAGGGCTGGATTTTTTGCACCGGCTGGCCAGTGCCCAGCATCAGCCCTAG
- the xdhA gene encoding xanthine dehydrogenase small subunit — MSKISFRLNGQMVQISGVDPHITVLEWLRQEGLTGSKEGCAEGECGACTVLLVRPDGAGARLEAVNSCLLLLPGLDDQEVWTVEGLAQGEKLHPVQEAMLQGGSQCGYCTPGFVVSMAAEYYRKGREAFDLEALSGNLCRCTGYRPIRDAALSLGRPAPDDPLARRLADPAPPLKSFRYEAGATYLRPTSLGELFQMLEAYPQARLLAGGTDLGVEVNQRFYRAETLLDLNAVPELKTLHWGSEAIEIGAGVTLSEAERWLEGRVPLLAEWFPLFASRLIRNRATLGGNLGTASPIGDSPPVLLALGAEVVLVSALGERVVKLEHFFTGYRQTVLQPGELIKGVRIPLPLAPQARFYKVAKRPLDDISTVAAAFALRLEEGRVAQLRIGLGGVAATPVRAYQTEAFLVGQPWGEPSIRKAAQVIKAEFKPIDDHRGSAAYRTAMLGNLLWKFYSETQEVTV; from the coding sequence GTGAGTAAGATCAGCTTTCGGTTAAACGGGCAGATGGTGCAGATTTCAGGAGTAGACCCCCATATCACCGTGCTCGAGTGGTTGCGCCAAGAGGGCCTGACGGGCAGCAAGGAGGGTTGCGCCGAGGGGGAGTGCGGGGCTTGCACGGTGCTGCTGGTGCGCCCGGATGGAGCCGGGGCGCGGCTCGAGGCGGTCAATAGCTGTTTGCTGCTGCTGCCGGGTCTGGACGACCAGGAGGTCTGGACGGTGGAAGGGCTTGCACAGGGGGAGAAGCTTCATCCTGTGCAGGAGGCCATGCTTCAGGGGGGCTCGCAGTGTGGCTACTGCACGCCGGGTTTTGTGGTCAGCATGGCGGCGGAGTACTATCGCAAAGGACGTGAAGCCTTCGACCTCGAGGCCCTCTCGGGCAACCTTTGCCGCTGTACCGGCTACAGGCCCATCCGCGATGCCGCCCTATCGCTGGGCCGGCCCGCCCCGGACGACCCTTTGGCCCGGCGGCTGGCAGACCCCGCCCCACCGCTGAAAAGCTTTCGCTACGAGGCCGGCGCCACTTACCTGCGCCCTACCTCGCTGGGTGAGTTGTTCCAGATGCTAGAAGCCTATCCCCAGGCCCGCTTACTGGCCGGCGGCACCGATCTTGGGGTGGAGGTCAACCAACGGTTTTACCGTGCGGAAACCCTCTTAGACCTGAACGCAGTGCCCGAGCTCAAAACCCTTCACTGGGGGTCGGAGGCCATCGAGATTGGCGCAGGCGTAACCCTTTCCGAGGCCGAGCGCTGGCTGGAGGGGCGTGTTCCCCTGCTGGCCGAGTGGTTCCCGCTATTTGCCTCGCGCCTGATCCGCAACCGTGCGACGCTGGGGGGCAACCTGGGTACGGCCTCGCCCATCGGCGATTCCCCGCCGGTGTTGCTGGCCCTGGGGGCCGAGGTAGTGCTGGTGAGCGCACTGGGCGAGCGGGTGGTGAAGCTCGAGCACTTCTTCACCGGATACCGGCAGACGGTGTTACAGCCTGGGGAACTCATCAAGGGGGTGCGAATCCCCCTGCCCCTGGCGCCCCAGGCCCGTTTTTACAAGGTGGCCAAGCGCCCGCTGGACGACATCTCCACCGTGGCGGCAGCCTTTGCGCTCAGGCTCGAGGAAGGCCGGGTTGCCCAGCTTCGCATCGGCTTGGGCGGGGTGGCGGCAACGCCGGTGCGGGCCTACCAGACCGAGGCCTTCCTGGTAGGCCAGCCCTGGGGCGAGCCCAGCATCCGCAAGGCGGCTCAGGTGATCAAGGCAGAGTTCAAACCAATTGACGACCACCGGGGGAGTGCGGCCTACCGAACCGCCATGCTGGGCAACCTGCTCTGGAAGTTCTACAGCGAGACCCAGGAGGTAACCGTATGA
- the uraD gene encoding 2-oxo-4-hydroxy-4-carboxy-5-ureidoimidazoline decarboxylase, whose translation MTLAEINQLSREAFVEAVGWVFEHSPWIAEQAWEARPWDSLKALHRAMVRRVQEAPQEAQLALIRAHPDLGSRARMAPASVSEQKGAGLDALSPEEFRRIQALNQAYTARFGFPFILAVRGKTKADVLRAMEQRLQNHPELEFQTALEEIYKIAYFRLADLLDKA comes from the coding sequence ATGACCCTAGCTGAAATCAACCAGCTTTCCCGAGAAGCCTTTGTGGAGGCGGTGGGGTGGGTGTTTGAGCACTCGCCCTGGATTGCCGAGCAGGCCTGGGAAGCCCGCCCCTGGGATAGCCTAAAGGCCCTACACCGTGCGATGGTGCGCCGTGTGCAGGAAGCCCCCCAGGAGGCCCAGCTCGCCCTTATCCGGGCCCACCCCGACCTTGGCAGCCGCGCCCGTATGGCCCCGGCCTCGGTCTCGGAGCAAAAAGGGGCCGGTCTCGATGCCCTCTCGCCCGAGGAGTTCCGGCGCATTCAGGCCCTAAACCAGGCCTATACTGCCCGGTTCGGCTTTCCCTTCATCCTGGCGGTACGGGGCAAAACCAAAGCAGATGTCCTCAGAGCCATGGAACAGAGGCTACAAAACCATCCCGAGCTCGAGTTCCAGACCGCCCTGGAAGAGATCTACAAAATCGCCTACTTTCGCCTTGCCGACCTGCTCGATAAAGCCTAA
- a CDS encoding ABC transporter permease gives MSKTKDTLIAVGAVVGLFVLWELAVRLFKIPPFVLPAPSQAIQSLQPVWGVVMGHAWQTLWTTLAGFGLAVVTGVLLGAAVGTSKPMNLALYPILVGFNSVPKAALVPVLVLWFGIGTVPAILTAFLISFFPIVVNVATGLAAVPPELREVLRVLGSSRLEAFTRVSIPFSLPYFFASLKVAITLAFVGAVISEIAASQKGIGYMMTSASSQFNVPLVFGGLLVIAVMGIALYGVFAFLERRLVGWAYRSQHA, from the coding sequence TTGAGCAAAACTAAAGATACCTTGATAGCAGTAGGGGCCGTAGTGGGGCTTTTTGTATTGTGGGAGTTGGCAGTGCGGCTCTTCAAAATTCCGCCTTTTGTGCTACCGGCCCCATCGCAGGCCATCCAGTCGCTCCAGCCGGTCTGGGGGGTGGTGATGGGCCACGCCTGGCAGACCCTCTGGACGACTTTGGCTGGGTTTGGGCTGGCGGTGGTCACCGGGGTGCTGCTGGGGGCCGCAGTGGGCACCTCCAAGCCCATGAACCTGGCGCTATACCCCATCCTGGTGGGTTTTAACAGCGTGCCCAAGGCCGCTTTGGTACCGGTGCTGGTGTTGTGGTTTGGCATCGGGACGGTGCCGGCCATCCTGACCGCTTTCCTGATCTCGTTTTTCCCCATCGTGGTAAACGTCGCTACCGGTCTGGCGGCGGTGCCGCCGGAGCTAAGGGAGGTGCTCAGGGTGCTGGGCTCGAGCCGCCTCGAGGCTTTCACCCGGGTCTCCATCCCCTTCTCCTTGCCCTACTTTTTCGCCTCGCTCAAGGTGGCCATCACGCTGGCTTTTGTGGGGGCGGTCATCTCGGAGATTGCCGCCTCGCAAAAGGGCATCGGATACATGATGACCTCGGCCAGCTCGCAGTTCAATGTGCCGCTGGTGTTTGGTGGGTTGCTGGTCATTGCCGTGATGGGCATTGCCCTTTACGGGGTGTTCGCTTTTCTAGAACGCAGGCTGGTGGGCTGGGCCTACCGCAGCCAGCATGCGTGA
- a CDS encoding ABC transporter ATP-binding protein, translating to MSFIELSNVSLRYDNGYLAVEGVNLSIAQGEFVALVGPSGCGKSTLLRVISGLRPPSNGAATVQGRVVKGPISGIGMAFQNPTLMPWRTILQNILLPLEVSPQHKQRYRQNPRPYIEAARELMASVGLAGFEDAHVWELSGGMQQRASLCRALIHQPEILMLDEPFSALDAFTREELWQAMQVLYMNRKPTVILVTHDLREAVYLSDTIYTMSTRPGRIAYSRRIEFPRPRGLELTYEDAFAHIVKELREQIGGMRTQISGLKGVGA from the coding sequence ATGTCTTTTATTGAGCTCAGCAACGTCAGCCTGCGCTACGACAACGGCTACCTGGCGGTGGAGGGGGTCAACCTTTCCATTGCCCAGGGCGAGTTTGTGGCCCTGGTGGGGCCTTCGGGCTGTGGGAAGTCTACGCTCTTGCGGGTAATTTCGGGGCTTCGGCCCCCCAGCAACGGCGCCGCCACGGTACAGGGCCGGGTGGTGAAGGGGCCCATTTCCGGCATCGGGATGGCCTTCCAGAACCCCACCCTGATGCCCTGGCGCACCATATTGCAAAACATCCTGCTGCCCCTCGAGGTCTCCCCGCAGCACAAGCAACGCTACCGCCAGAACCCCAGGCCCTACATCGAAGCCGCCCGCGAGTTGATGGCCTCGGTGGGGCTCGCGGGCTTCGAGGATGCGCACGTATGGGAACTGTCCGGTGGCATGCAGCAGCGGGCCAGCCTGTGCCGGGCCCTGATCCACCAACCCGAAATCCTGATGCTCGACGAGCCCTTTTCGGCGCTGGATGCCTTTACCCGCGAGGAGCTCTGGCAGGCCATGCAGGTGCTTTACATGAACCGCAAACCCACCGTGATTCTAGTGACCCACGACCTGCGTGAGGCGGTCTACCTGTCCGATACCATCTACACCATGAGCACCCGACCGGGCCGCATTGCCTACAGCCGCCGGATTGAGTTTCCCCGTCCGCGGGGACTCGAGCTTACCTACGAAGATGCCTTCGCCCACATCGTCAAGGAGCTGCGCGAGCAGATAGGCGGGATGCGCACCCAGATTAGCGGTCTGAAGGGTGTGGGAGCCTGA
- the allE gene encoding (S)-ureidoglycine aminohydrolase has translation MSLTGFTRTHVAPDHALLTPDSFIRAPLPGWVNTASIVHIAPELGARFKMYTVEMQPGSTGEMSLLDIQRFAYVLEGEVSLEVGGARHTLWANNYVYLPANTPHRFVAESNVRMVVFDKPYQALAGVDVPQVVLGHEPDVPSSPLMGDEALQVRLLLPEHFSFDMAVNTMTFAPGAHLPMVETHVMEHGLLFLQGGGVYRLADHWYTVQAGDVIWMASYCPQWFGALGKTPSKYLIYKDVNRHSLELLT, from the coding sequence ATGAGCCTGACCGGATTTACCCGCACCCATGTAGCCCCCGACCATGCCCTCCTGACCCCCGACTCCTTCATCCGGGCCCCCCTGCCCGGCTGGGTGAATACGGCCAGCATCGTGCATATCGCTCCAGAGTTGGGGGCGCGCTTCAAGATGTATACCGTCGAGATGCAACCGGGCAGCACCGGCGAGATGAGCCTGCTGGACATCCAGCGCTTCGCCTATGTGCTGGAGGGTGAGGTGTCGCTCGAGGTTGGCGGTGCCAGGCACACGCTATGGGCCAATAACTACGTATATTTGCCGGCCAACACCCCCCACCGCTTTGTAGCAGAGTCCAATGTTCGAATGGTTGTTTTCGACAAACCCTACCAGGCCCTGGCCGGGGTGGACGTGCCCCAGGTGGTACTCGGGCACGAGCCGGATGTTCCCAGCAGCCCGCTCATGGGCGACGAAGCCCTCCAGGTGCGCCTGCTCCTGCCGGAGCATTTCTCCTTTGATATGGCCGTCAACACCATGACCTTTGCCCCTGGGGCCCACCTGCCCATGGTAGAAACACACGTCATGGAGCACGGCCTGCTATTTCTGCAAGGGGGCGGGGTCTACCGCCTGGCAGACCACTGGTACACCGTACAGGCCGGAGATGTCATCTGGATGGCCTCCTACTGCCCACAGTGGTTTGGCGCGTTGGGCAAAACCCCCAGCAAATACCTCATATATAAGGACGTGAACCGGCACTCGCTCGAGCTCTTGACCTGA